From a single Rhodococcus qingshengii JCM 15477 genomic region:
- the rpsD gene encoding 30S ribosomal protein S4 → MARYTGPITRKSRRLRVDLVGGDQAFERRPYPPGQHGRARIKESEYLLQLQEKQKARFTYGVMEKQFRLYYKEANNRPGKTGENLLRILESRLDNVVYRAGLARTRRQARQLVTHGHLLVNNKKVDIPSYRVSQYDIIDVKEKSLSTLPFQVARETVGDRPVPGWLQVVGSRLRILVHQLPERAQIDIALQEQLIVEYYSK, encoded by the coding sequence ATGGCACGTTATACCGGACCCATCACCCGCAAGTCGCGTCGTCTGCGCGTCGACCTCGTTGGAGGCGACCAGGCATTCGAGCGTCGCCCGTACCCGCCCGGACAGCACGGCCGCGCGCGTATCAAGGAGAGCGAGTACCTGCTCCAGCTGCAGGAGAAGCAGAAGGCTCGCTTCACCTACGGCGTCATGGAGAAGCAGTTCCGCCTGTACTACAAGGAGGCGAACAACCGCCCCGGCAAGACCGGCGAGAACCTGCTTCGCATCCTCGAGTCGCGTCTCGACAACGTCGTGTACCGCGCAGGCCTCGCTCGCACGCGCCGTCAGGCACGTCAGCTGGTCACGCACGGTCACCTTCTCGTGAACAACAAGAAGGTCGACATCCCGAGCTACCGCGTCTCGCAGTACGACATCATCGATGTCAAGGAGAAGTCGCTCTCCACGCTTCCGTTCCAGGTTGCGCGTGAGACCGTCGGCGATCGCCCGGTTCCCGGGTGGCTGCAGGTTGTCGGCTCGCGTCTGCGGATCCTGGTTCACCAGCTTCCCGAGCGCGCGCAGATCGACATCGCTCTGCAGGAACAGCTCATCGTCGAGTACTACTCGAAGTAA
- the eccB gene encoding type VII secretion protein EccB: MMAATPTTRWQVNGYRFLVRRMEHALVRRDVRMLHDPMRSQSRAFTVGIVLAALGLAGCAVLALFRPQDRIGDAEIVVAKESGAMFVAMEGTFRPVLNLASARLILGSPGKPAIVKASEVEAKPRGALVGIPGAPSALPESADPTNAAWTVCDSVGSDGRKSLTTSVLVGSSNVGENTTYLTNDRAFLVKSGSDHFLVYDGKRAEIDVDDPAIMRALGLEGAQARPISIGFLNSIPEVPRIEAPRIRQLGSAPRFPLQNKTVGSVVQVSVGADPQYYVVLENGIQKIGAALAQLIYFSDSQGATGIASVAPDAISRIPSVSELAVDLLPRVVPEIVDDHGAPVGCLEWAPAPAVEGGESSSATLKLVAGLQVPIPEGGKLVSLAQADGSGDNLDNVHVEQGFGGFVQATGIETNSTRHDGVFYVADTGVKYGVPDETSARALGLTRTPDRAPWQMLDLLASGPALEKSNALIAHDGIAPDTAPAAPVN; the protein is encoded by the coding sequence ATGATGGCTGCGACACCTACCACGCGCTGGCAGGTCAACGGGTACCGATTCTTGGTCAGGCGGATGGAACATGCGCTGGTCAGACGAGACGTGCGGATGCTTCACGATCCGATGCGATCACAGTCGCGCGCGTTCACCGTCGGAATAGTCCTCGCTGCACTGGGATTGGCGGGTTGCGCTGTACTCGCTCTGTTTCGGCCACAGGACAGAATCGGCGATGCAGAGATCGTCGTTGCAAAGGAATCGGGCGCGATGTTCGTCGCCATGGAGGGTACGTTTCGCCCTGTGCTGAACTTGGCCTCCGCACGACTGATTCTGGGTTCGCCAGGAAAACCGGCAATAGTCAAGGCATCCGAGGTCGAGGCGAAACCCCGGGGCGCGCTCGTCGGCATTCCCGGCGCACCGTCCGCGCTGCCGGAATCGGCCGACCCTACCAACGCCGCGTGGACGGTGTGCGATTCCGTCGGATCCGACGGGAGAAAATCGTTGACGACTTCGGTCCTGGTCGGCTCGTCCAATGTCGGCGAAAACACGACATATCTGACGAATGACCGTGCATTCCTGGTGAAGTCGGGTTCCGATCACTTTCTCGTCTACGACGGGAAGCGAGCGGAAATCGATGTGGACGATCCGGCGATCATGCGGGCTTTGGGCCTGGAAGGAGCACAGGCGCGACCGATCAGTATCGGATTCCTCAATTCGATTCCCGAAGTTCCGCGCATCGAGGCTCCGCGAATCCGCCAACTGGGATCGGCGCCCCGGTTTCCTCTGCAGAACAAGACTGTCGGCTCCGTCGTCCAGGTTTCGGTGGGTGCGGACCCGCAGTACTACGTGGTACTCGAGAACGGGATCCAGAAGATCGGTGCGGCGCTCGCCCAACTGATCTACTTTTCGGATTCGCAGGGCGCCACCGGGATCGCGAGCGTCGCCCCTGATGCCATCAGTCGTATTCCCTCGGTGAGTGAGCTGGCCGTCGACTTGTTGCCGCGGGTGGTTCCGGAGATCGTCGATGATCACGGCGCACCTGTCGGCTGTCTGGAATGGGCTCCCGCACCTGCAGTCGAGGGCGGCGAAAGTAGTTCTGCAACGCTGAAACTTGTCGCTGGATTGCAGGTTCCGATCCCGGAGGGTGGCAAGTTGGTGTCCTTGGCGCAGGCGGACGGATCGGGTGACAATCTCGACAACGTCCATGTCGAACAGGGATTCGGCGGATTTGTTCAAGCGACCGGAATCGAGACGAACAGCACCAGGCACGACGGAGTGTTCTACGTAGCCGATACCGGTGTGAAGTACGGCGTACCGGACGAAACCTCCGCTCGCGCGCTCGGATTGACGCGAACGCCTGATCGCGCGCCTTGGCAGATGCTCGACCTACTTGCATCAGGCCCCGCGCTCGAGAAGAGCAATGCACTGATAGCTCACGACGGAATCGCCCCCGATACAGCGCCGGCCGCTCCGGTGAACTGA
- a CDS encoding NADPH-dependent FMN reductase → MAPLNVEVIVGSVREGRMGRAVADWFVERATANPSWNVSVIDLRELSLPQDFSDSPATEVFRRRIGRADAVVAVTSEYNHGYPAALKTAFDSVKHEWRAKPIGFVSYGGISGGVRAVEQLRQVVAELHMVSVRQSVTIHRVRKQFGHEPYGVDSIAIDASEKMIRELDWWGSGLRMQRASDPYPG, encoded by the coding sequence ATGGCACCTTTGAACGTCGAAGTCATCGTAGGTTCGGTCCGCGAGGGGCGAATGGGACGAGCAGTGGCGGACTGGTTTGTCGAGCGCGCAACCGCGAACCCGTCGTGGAACGTATCGGTGATCGACCTCAGAGAGCTGTCGTTGCCCCAGGATTTCTCGGATTCACCTGCCACGGAGGTTTTCCGCCGGCGAATCGGGCGCGCCGACGCTGTTGTCGCCGTGACCTCCGAATACAACCACGGGTATCCGGCTGCTCTCAAGACCGCATTCGATTCGGTGAAACACGAGTGGCGTGCCAAGCCGATCGGATTCGTGTCCTACGGCGGGATTTCAGGTGGTGTTCGGGCCGTCGAGCAACTGAGGCAAGTGGTGGCGGAGTTGCACATGGTCTCGGTGCGTCAAAGCGTGACCATCCACCGGGTGCGTAAGCAATTCGGACACGAGCCGTACGGCGTCGATTCGATTGCGATCGATGCAAGCGAGAAGATGATTCGTGAATTGGATTGGTGGGGAAGCGGATTGCGGATGCAACGTGCAAGTGATCCCTATCCCGGCTGA
- the truA gene encoding tRNA pseudouridine(38-40) synthase TruA, translating to MVSAHAESNEPAAPIGDGGLVRLRLDISYDGTDFSGWARQTDLRTVCGEIEDKLGTVLRRPVQLTVAGRTDAGVHATGQVAHVDVPGELLPDDPSRLVRRLARFLPKDVRVKQISVVPGDFDARFSAMRRYYEYRVTNAAFGVEPLRARDTVSYPKPLDLGAMQDASNRLLGLHNFAAFCKRREGATTVRELQRFDWTQEGTVFTAYVNADAFCWSMVRSLVGAVLSVGEGRRTADWVAGLLDETSRSSSILVAPAHGLSLVRVDYPDYSELAARNAITRETREIPSSGGCCGD from the coding sequence TTGGTTTCGGCACACGCTGAATCGAACGAGCCCGCCGCCCCCATCGGGGACGGCGGGCTCGTTCGATTGCGGCTCGACATCTCCTACGACGGCACCGACTTCTCGGGTTGGGCCCGCCAGACCGATCTGCGCACCGTGTGCGGTGAGATCGAAGACAAGTTGGGAACGGTGCTTCGACGCCCGGTTCAGTTGACCGTTGCCGGTCGAACCGACGCCGGTGTCCACGCCACCGGTCAGGTAGCGCACGTCGACGTTCCGGGAGAGTTGCTCCCGGACGATCCGTCTCGACTCGTGCGCAGACTTGCACGATTTCTGCCCAAGGACGTTCGGGTCAAACAGATATCGGTGGTTCCGGGTGACTTCGATGCGCGCTTCTCCGCGATGCGACGTTATTACGAGTACCGGGTGACCAACGCGGCGTTCGGAGTGGAACCACTACGCGCACGCGACACCGTCTCGTATCCCAAACCACTCGATCTCGGAGCGATGCAGGATGCGTCGAATCGGCTGCTGGGTCTGCACAACTTCGCGGCATTCTGCAAGCGTCGAGAAGGCGCTACGACGGTGCGGGAGCTGCAGCGTTTCGACTGGACCCAAGAGGGCACGGTGTTCACGGCGTACGTGAATGCCGATGCGTTCTGCTGGTCGATGGTTCGCAGTCTTGTCGGCGCAGTCCTCTCCGTCGGTGAGGGACGGCGCACCGCCGACTGGGTGGCAGGGTTGCTCGACGAAACGTCGCGATCCAGTTCCATCCTCGTTGCTCCGGCGCACGGACTTTCGTTGGTCCGCGTGGACTACCCCGACTACTCGGAACTGGCTGCCCGCAACGCGATTACCCGTGAGACCCGCGAGATTCCGTCTTCGGGTGGATGCTGCGGTGACTGA
- the rpsK gene encoding 30S ribosomal protein S11 produces MPPKSRSTGPKKTQKTRRRDKKNIPHGAAHIKSTFNNTIVSITDPAGNVISWASSGHVGFKGSRKSTPFAAQLAAESAARKAQEHGVKKVDVFVKGPGSGRETAIRSLQAAGLEVGTISDVTPQPHNGCRPPKRRRV; encoded by the coding sequence ATGCCCCCGAAGTCACGTAGCACCGGTCCGAAGAAGACCCAGAAGACGCGTCGCAGGGATAAGAAGAACATCCCGCACGGCGCCGCTCACATCAAGAGCACCTTCAACAACACCATCGTGTCCATCACGGACCCCGCCGGAAATGTCATTTCCTGGGCGTCTTCGGGACACGTCGGCTTCAAGGGTTCGCGTAAGTCGACTCCCTTCGCCGCTCAGCTTGCTGCTGAGAGCGCTGCCCGTAAGGCGCAGGAGCACGGTGTCAAGAAGGTTGACGTCTTCGTCAAGGGACCGGGATCCGGTCGCGAGACCGCAATCCGTTCCCTCCAGGCCGCTGGCCTCGAGGTCGGCACCATTTCCGATGTAACCCCCCAGCCGCACAACGGCTGCCGTCCGCCCAAGCGGCGTCGGGTATAG
- the rpmJ gene encoding 50S ribosomal protein L36, whose product MKVQPSVKKICEKCKVIRRNGRVMVICENLRHKQRQG is encoded by the coding sequence GTGAAGGTTCAGCCGAGCGTCAAGAAGATCTGCGAGAAGTGCAAAGTGATTCGCCGTAACGGTCGAGTCATGGTGATCTGCGAGAACCTGCGTCACAAGCAGCGTCAGGGCTAG
- the rplQ gene encoding 50S ribosomal protein L17, protein MPKPKKGARFGGSASHQKAIFANLATALFEHGRITTTESKAKALRPYAEKLVTHAKAGTLAHRREVLKVIRNKDVVHTLFAEIGPFYADRNGGYTRIIKTIPRKGDNAPMAIIELVKEKTVTSEADRARRVKSSQEAPAAENVVEAVEADATEAEVENADAVVEAIENETATAADAPEAEEAKKD, encoded by the coding sequence ATGCCCAAGCCCAAGAAGGGTGCCCGCTTCGGCGGGTCGGCTTCCCACCAGAAGGCGATTTTCGCCAATCTGGCTACCGCGCTCTTCGAGCACGGTCGCATCACCACCACCGAGTCCAAGGCCAAGGCATTGCGCCCCTACGCCGAGAAGCTCGTCACGCACGCAAAGGCCGGCACGCTGGCTCACCGTCGTGAGGTGCTGAAGGTCATCCGCAACAAGGATGTCGTTCACACCCTGTTCGCCGAGATCGGCCCGTTCTACGCGGACCGTAACGGTGGATACACCCGCATCATCAAGACGATCCCCCGCAAGGGTGATAACGCTCCGATGGCAATCATCGAGCTCGTCAAGGAAAAGACCGTCACCTCCGAGGCTGACCGCGCTCGTCGCGTCAAGTCCTCGCAGGAAGCTCCCGCCGCAGAGAACGTCGTCGAGGCCGTAGAGGCCGACGCGACCGAGGCTGAGGTCGAGAACGCTGACGCAGTCGTCGAGGCCATCGAGAACGAGACCGCAACTGCGGCCGACGCTCCCGAGGCCGAAGAGGCCAAGAAGGACTAG
- a CDS encoding acyl-CoA dehydrogenase family protein, whose protein sequence is MPVERLMPSQEARDLIELTRDVADKVLAPKVNEYEKAEKYPDGVFPALGQAGLLSLPYPEEFGGGDQPYEVYLQVLEEIASRWAAVAVAVSVHSLSCFPLFTFGTDEQKKRWLPDMLGGNTIGAYSLSEAQAGSDAAALSCKATPTDGGYRVNGSKAWITNGGKADFYNLFARTSDDGSRGVSCLLVDKDTEGLSFGKPEEKMGLRAVPTASANYDDAFIPEERLIGQRGQGLPIAFSALDSGRLGIAAVAVGIAQGALDDAVAYAKERKAFGKRIIDHQGLGFVLADMAAAVDSARATYLDAARRRDAGVPYSRNASVAKLVATDAAMKVTTDAVQVFGGYGYTQDFPVERYMREAKITQIFEGTNQIQRLVIARQLAG, encoded by the coding sequence GTGCCCGTCGAACGCCTGATGCCCAGCCAAGAAGCTCGCGATCTCATCGAACTGACGCGTGATGTCGCGGACAAGGTACTCGCGCCCAAGGTCAACGAATACGAGAAGGCCGAGAAGTATCCAGACGGAGTGTTCCCCGCACTCGGACAGGCGGGTCTGCTGAGCCTTCCGTATCCCGAGGAGTTCGGCGGCGGCGATCAGCCGTACGAGGTGTACCTCCAAGTGCTCGAAGAGATCGCCTCACGCTGGGCAGCGGTTGCAGTGGCGGTGAGCGTGCACAGCCTGTCGTGCTTCCCGCTGTTCACCTTCGGCACCGACGAACAGAAGAAGCGCTGGCTACCGGACATGCTGGGCGGCAACACCATCGGCGCGTACAGCCTTTCCGAAGCGCAGGCCGGATCCGACGCCGCCGCGTTGTCGTGCAAGGCGACGCCCACCGACGGCGGCTACCGCGTCAACGGCTCGAAAGCCTGGATCACCAACGGCGGCAAGGCGGACTTCTACAATCTCTTCGCACGCACCAGTGACGACGGTTCACGCGGCGTCTCCTGCCTCCTGGTGGACAAGGACACCGAAGGCCTCAGCTTCGGAAAACCCGAAGAGAAGATGGGGCTACGCGCGGTCCCCACTGCCTCCGCGAATTACGACGACGCCTTCATTCCTGAGGAGCGATTGATCGGTCAGCGCGGCCAGGGGCTGCCGATCGCCTTCAGCGCTCTCGACTCCGGCCGACTCGGAATCGCCGCCGTTGCCGTCGGAATCGCTCAAGGCGCGCTCGACGACGCGGTCGCTTACGCGAAGGAGCGCAAGGCATTCGGCAAGCGGATCATCGATCACCAGGGACTCGGTTTCGTGCTCGCGGACATGGCTGCCGCAGTCGACTCCGCGCGAGCCACCTACCTCGATGCAGCCCGCCGCCGCGACGCCGGAGTTCCGTATTCACGCAACGCGAGCGTCGCCAAGCTCGTGGCCACCGACGCGGCAATGAAGGTCACCACCGACGCCGTTCAGGTATTCGGCGGGTACGGATACACCCAGGACTTCCCCGTCGAGCGCTACATGCGCGAGGCCAAGATCACGCAGATCTTCGAGGGCACCAACCAGATTCAGCGATTGGTCATCGCGCGCCAACTGGCGGGATAG
- the eccE gene encoding type VII secretion protein EccE has translation MDRSRLKHWPSSHRISTREFVPAQLFGIGAGGIAMASGLDWFWALAIGCVVAGSMLLHVGGWSVMSWIVRYFRYLHRKDVDRSTIVSFHTPSEQSIGLRVDGSSLVAVVEIAPPRDYLTRIGRHSFDASHLLPTAALANCLYQHDISLTGIDIVSHGYRAASGTPATEVYERLIGPLPATATRSVWLALRFDALEGGAAVERRGGGEQGAGRAIAVAANRVIRVLDSAGCKARILTAPEIASSTAQVTRGVAGHEVTETWRSTPLPGVSNVGFGIEPRFITTATLTRVWAVATVGTSVTIRLRPTGQRGEAKVSATCRFTTRNPPENAPLAGLVSLRGRQRDGLLTNLPTALAALDGITPGVRMDGGTLDSLALPLAGCGQLVGSDRNGHGVAARISGPGVNTVLVAGELYLAQQLIFRAIATGALVLVHTDRPQAWTALTDSMGVPDRLRVSGQGGGPEGAFNTVVFDGVEGLSPRAGVTAIYVYGHPRQWPRVDPEISIVQPFALGDKITVETGRTRVDLTLVTIASETSFIGRPRAGDAHQMA, from the coding sequence GTGGACCGATCGCGGTTGAAGCATTGGCCGTCGTCACACAGGATTTCGACGCGCGAGTTCGTGCCGGCACAGCTTTTCGGAATCGGTGCGGGCGGAATCGCGATGGCCAGTGGGCTCGATTGGTTCTGGGCGCTGGCTATCGGTTGTGTGGTTGCCGGATCAATGCTGCTTCATGTGGGCGGTTGGTCGGTAATGTCCTGGATTGTCAGGTACTTTCGCTATCTGCACCGCAAGGACGTCGACCGCAGCACGATCGTCAGTTTTCACACTCCCTCCGAGCAGTCCATCGGGCTCCGAGTGGACGGATCTTCGCTCGTCGCTGTCGTCGAGATCGCTCCCCCACGCGACTACCTGACCAGGATCGGCCGTCATTCGTTCGACGCTTCCCACCTTCTGCCCACGGCAGCCCTCGCCAATTGTCTCTATCAGCACGACATCTCACTCACCGGCATCGACATCGTCAGTCACGGATACCGCGCCGCGTCGGGAACGCCTGCCACCGAAGTCTACGAACGTCTCATCGGACCACTACCAGCCACCGCCACCAGAAGTGTTTGGCTTGCACTACGTTTCGACGCGCTGGAGGGTGGTGCAGCAGTCGAACGCCGGGGCGGGGGCGAACAGGGCGCCGGCCGCGCGATAGCTGTTGCCGCCAATCGTGTCATCCGGGTGCTCGATTCAGCGGGGTGCAAGGCGCGGATCCTGACCGCACCGGAGATCGCGTCGTCCACTGCCCAGGTGACAAGAGGAGTGGCCGGCCACGAGGTCACCGAAACGTGGCGAAGTACCCCCTTGCCTGGCGTGTCCAACGTCGGATTTGGGATCGAACCCCGTTTCATCACCACTGCGACCCTGACCCGAGTGTGGGCAGTGGCAACGGTCGGGACGTCCGTGACAATTCGGTTACGACCCACCGGACAACGCGGAGAGGCGAAGGTCAGTGCGACATGTCGCTTCACCACGCGCAATCCACCTGAGAACGCACCGCTGGCCGGTTTGGTCTCGCTACGTGGGCGCCAGCGCGACGGATTGCTGACCAATTTGCCAACCGCATTGGCCGCGCTGGACGGCATCACGCCGGGCGTTCGCATGGACGGGGGCACACTCGACTCACTCGCTCTACCCCTTGCCGGGTGCGGCCAACTCGTCGGCTCGGACCGAAACGGGCACGGTGTCGCGGCCAGAATTTCGGGGCCGGGCGTCAACACCGTTCTTGTCGCCGGCGAACTCTATCTGGCTCAGCAGTTGATCTTTCGAGCCATCGCGACCGGCGCACTGGTACTCGTCCACACCGATCGACCGCAAGCGTGGACCGCGCTCACCGACTCGATGGGAGTGCCTGACCGACTCCGCGTGTCCGGGCAGGGCGGTGGGCCTGAGGGCGCCTTCAACACTGTCGTGTTCGACGGCGTCGAGGGGTTATCTCCGCGTGCCGGCGTGACCGCAATCTATGTGTACGGACATCCACGCCAATGGCCTCGGGTCGACCCTGAAATCTCGATAGTCCAGCCATTCGCACTCGGTGACAAGATCACGGTCGAAACCGGCCGTACACGCGTCGACCTGACTCTGGTGACCATCGCTTCCGAGACATCGTTCATCGGCCGTCCACGAGCCGGCGACGCTCACCAGATGGCGTGA
- a CDS encoding TetR/AcrR family transcriptional regulator, with product MARLVHKTTARRAELFDQLVELFLSEGFAHLTLDEISARLHCSKSTLYTVAAGKEDLVRAVTVHFFRAATDAVESAVAAETAPTRRVAVYLEAVGDRLSAASSQFMEDLAESVSASQVYEKNTSIAADRVRSLIVEGVDSGAFRQVHASFVADAAAATMVRIQQRAVYRATGLDDASAYRELAALITDGITA from the coding sequence ATGGCAAGGCTGGTTCACAAGACGACTGCGCGCAGGGCAGAGTTGTTCGATCAATTGGTCGAACTGTTCTTGAGTGAGGGTTTCGCCCACCTCACGCTCGACGAGATCTCAGCTCGTCTGCACTGCTCCAAGAGCACCTTGTACACCGTGGCGGCCGGCAAAGAGGATCTGGTGCGGGCTGTGACAGTGCACTTCTTCCGGGCGGCGACCGATGCAGTGGAGAGTGCAGTCGCCGCCGAAACGGCCCCGACTCGTCGAGTCGCGGTGTATCTCGAAGCAGTGGGTGATCGGCTGTCCGCGGCGTCCAGTCAGTTCATGGAAGACCTGGCCGAATCGGTGTCGGCGAGCCAGGTCTACGAGAAGAACACGTCGATCGCTGCTGATCGTGTGCGATCGCTCATCGTCGAGGGAGTCGATTCGGGCGCCTTCCGGCAGGTACACGCATCATTTGTCGCCGATGCCGCTGCGGCGACGATGGTTCGGATCCAGCAACGCGCGGTCTACCGGGCAACTGGTCTGGACGATGCCAGCGCTTATCGGGAACTGGCAGCACTCATCACGGACGGGATCACTGCGTGA
- a CDS encoding DNA-directed RNA polymerase subunit alpha, translating into MLISQRPTLTEEVIADNRSKFVIEPLEPGFGYTLGNSLRRTLLSSIPGAAVTSIRIDGVLHEFTTVPGVKEDVTDIILNLKGLVVNSEEDEPVTMYVRKQGPGAVTAGDIVPPAGVTVNNPDLHIATLNDKGKLEIELVVERGRGYVPAVQNKASGAEIGRIPVDSIYSPVLKVTYKVEATRVEQRTDFDRLVLDVETKNSITARDALASAGKTLVELFGLARELNVEAEGIEIGPSPAEADHIASFGLPIEDLDLTVRSYNCLKREGVHTVGELVGRTESDLLDIRNFGQKSIDEVKVKLHSLGLSLKDSPASFDPTTVAGYDAATGTWSDTDAGSFGDAEGTEDYAETEQL; encoded by the coding sequence ATGCTCATTTCTCAGCGACCCACGCTGACCGAAGAGGTCATCGCTGATAACCGCTCGAAGTTCGTCATCGAGCCCCTGGAGCCAGGTTTCGGGTACACGCTCGGCAATTCGCTGCGCCGCACGCTGCTCTCGTCGATCCCCGGCGCTGCTGTCACCAGCATCCGTATCGACGGCGTTCTCCACGAGTTCACCACCGTCCCGGGCGTGAAGGAAGATGTCACCGACATCATCCTGAACCTCAAGGGCCTCGTCGTGAACTCCGAAGAGGACGAGCCGGTCACCATGTACGTCCGCAAGCAGGGCCCCGGCGCTGTTACTGCGGGCGACATCGTGCCCCCGGCAGGCGTCACCGTGAACAACCCTGATCTGCACATCGCCACCCTGAACGACAAGGGAAAGCTGGAGATCGAGCTCGTAGTCGAGCGCGGTCGTGGCTATGTCCCCGCCGTTCAGAACAAGGCGTCCGGCGCAGAGATCGGCCGTATCCCGGTCGACTCGATCTACTCGCCGGTGCTCAAGGTCACCTACAAGGTGGAGGCCACTCGCGTCGAACAGCGCACCGACTTCGATCGGCTCGTTCTCGACGTGGAAACGAAGAACTCCATCACCGCACGGGACGCGCTCGCTTCGGCGGGCAAGACCCTGGTTGAGCTCTTCGGCCTGGCCCGTGAGCTGAACGTCGAAGCAGAAGGAATCGAGATCGGACCCTCGCCTGCCGAGGCCGATCACATCGCTTCCTTCGGACTCCCCATCGAGGATCTGGACCTCACGGTCCGCTCCTACAACTGCCTCAAGCGCGAAGGTGTTCACACCGTCGGTGAGCTTGTCGGCCGTACCGAGTCCGATCTGCTCGACATCCGCAACTTCGGACAGAAGTCCATCGACGAGGTCAAGGTCAAGCTGCATTCGCTCGGCCTGTCCCTCAAGGACAGCCCCGCATCCTTCGATCCCACCACCGTTGCCGGCTACGACGCCGCCACCGGAACGTGGAGTGACACTGATGCCGGTTCCTTCGGCGATGCCGAAGGTACCGAGGACTACGCCGAGACCGAACAGCTGTAG
- the rpsM gene encoding 30S ribosomal protein S13: MARLSGVDLPREKRMEIALTYIYGIGRTRSKEILDATGVSPDLRSKDLSDEDLAKLREYIEESLKVEGDLRREVQADIRRKIEIGCYQGLRHRRGLPVRGQRTKTNARTRKGPKRTIAGKKKAK; encoded by the coding sequence ATGGCACGTCTCTCTGGTGTTGATCTTCCTCGCGAAAAGCGCATGGAGATCGCACTGACATACATCTACGGCATCGGCCGTACCCGCTCCAAGGAAATCCTTGACGCCACCGGCGTCAGCCCGGATCTCCGGAGCAAGGACCTCTCGGACGAGGACCTGGCAAAGCTCCGCGAGTACATCGAGGAGTCGCTCAAGGTCGAGGGTGACCTTCGCCGCGAGGTTCAGGCCGACATCCGTCGCAAGATCGAGATCGGCTGCTACCAGGGCCTGCGCCACCGTCGTGGTCTGCCCGTGCGTGGTCAGCGCACCAAGACCAACGCCCGTACCCGTAAGGGTCCGAAGCGCACCATTGCCGGCAAGAAGAAGGCGAAGTAA